CGCGGCACTTGCTTTTGCGGGCGGTTATTTGCTGATTGGAGATGCCGGAAATCCTTGGGCACCTCAAAGTTTGGGAAATGGACGTTTGCTTTATTTGGATCCGGCAAATTATCAGATCAAAAGTGATGTAAGAAATATTCCGGACGGTTTTGCACTGAATGGTCCCGCTCCAGTGAGTGGGGATGGAACTGTTTTATTCACGGGCAATTCGGCGGAAGGTAACTCTTTGACATTGGCGGGTGCGCAATCTGACGTGAAACGCGTTCGCATTGCCAAAGTCACCAATCAATATGTTTCCGGAGGCACTTTTGTGGGTTCCAGCCGTTTTGTTATTTATAATGCACAAAATGTGATGACTGATGACACAACCCAACAGAGACAAAAAGTAACGGAATCCTATGTTGCCAATACGCAAACGGGAGAACCCGTTCTTTTGCAAAGAGCCGCTTCATTCTACGCCGTTCCGTTTGTTCAAGTTGGGGCTCACACGTATTGCCAAGGCGCTGTTGGCGCCGCATTAGATGAAACAGGTGGTGATCGGACACTGGTTACTTGTTGGGAAGAAATTTCAGATAAGTGAGAAGCGAGCAGAGCGAGCGAGAGGGGGAGGCTCCAACGGCTTTGCCGTTGGAGGGGGCGACGTGAGCCCCTATGATAGAGATTGAAGGATACCGCCTGCTTTGGCGAGGGTCTCTTCATATTCCTGCAGGGGATCAGAATCGATAACAATGCCACCGCCTGCGTGAAAGTAGGCGGTGGCATCTTTCAGAATGAGCGTGCGTATCGCGATGTTGAAGTGGGCCGTGTTTGCAGGACCAATATATCCGATCGATCCGGTATAGATTCCCCGCTTCACGGGTTCCAGTTCTTCAATAATTTGCATCGAGCGAATTTTTGGTGCGCCCGTGATGGAACCTCCGGGCGAACAAGCGGCGAGGCAATCAATAATATTCAAATCTTCCCGTTTTTTTCCGGTGATCGTGGATAAAAGATGATGCACTTGCGCAAAACTTTCCACAGCGCGAAGTTGCGGCACCTCCACCGTTCCCGGTTTGCAAATTTTTCCGAAATCGTTTCGTTCCAGATCAGTAATCATCAGCAGTTCCGCTTTATCTTTGTGACTCTCTTCCAGTTCTGTGCGGAGTCGGCGGTCTTCGTCGGGCGTTGCACCGCGTTTTCTGGTGCCTTTGATTGGGCGCGTAAGAAGAGTTCCATCTTCTTTGGCGTGCAGAAAACATTCGGGAGAAGAAGAGAGAATCTGGAAGAGACCCGTGTTGATGTAGGCGGCATAAGGTGCCGGCGAGGCGTTCCTTAATTTTAAATATTGCTCCCACGGTGAGAGACTAACCGAAGCCATAAAGCGCTGGGAGAGATTGACCTGATAACAATCTCCGGCTTTCAAATAATTCAACACCTTTTCCACCGCGTGCAAATAATTTTCTACACTCTTGCTGTCATTACCGCGGAGCTTGTCCCTGTAGGTAGTAGGCAGGGAGCGGGAATCCAGTGGATCCCTGCCTTCGCAGGGATGACAATTTTCGGATATGTCCTCTTTTATTTTCCGATTGCGAATAATTTGTTCTGCCAATCTTTCCGCTTTTTCTTGTGACTCCAATGATGCAATCCACGCCGTTTTCTCCAGATGATCGTAACCTACCACCGTGTCGTAAAATCCAAACCAACTATCGGGAAGCGAAAGATATTCTTTGCCGGAGGCGGTATCGATATTTTCAAGAGAGGCTCCCCATTCATAACCCAGAAAACCAACGAGTCCGCCGCAAAACGGAAAGTAGGGATCAAACGGAAGATTTAAAATTTTTTCCTGATACCACTCCTGAAGCGCGCTGACGGGAGAGGTAATAGTGGTATGCCCTTCCCGCGTGATAAACCCTCCGCTGGATTCAAACTGTGTTTGCGGGTTGAAACCCCAAAAAGAAAATCGCCCTTGCTTGTGGTGAATCAGTGAAGAATCGAGAAAAAAACTGCCGGAGGTTCCTGCACAAGGAGCGAAATCATTTGCCGCGTCA
This genomic window from Deltaproteobacteria bacterium contains:
- the pabB gene encoding aminodeoxychorismate synthase component I, with amino-acid sequence MSPPPFTVDIPYSDAANDFAPCAGTSGSFFLDSSLIHHKQGRFSFWGFNPQTQFESSGGFITREGHTTITSPVSALQEWYQEKILNLPFDPYFPFCGGLVGFLGYEWGASLENIDTASGKEYLSLPDSWFGFYDTVVGYDHLEKTAWIASLESQEKAERLAEQIIRNRKIKEDISENCHPCEGRDPLDSRSLPTTYRDKLRGNDSKSVENYLHAVEKVLNYLKAGDCYQVNLSQRFMASVSLSPWEQYLKLRNASPAPYAAYINTGLFQILSSSPECFLHAKEDGTLLTRPIKGTRKRGATPDEDRRLRTELEESHKDKAELLMITDLERNDFGKICKPGTVEVPQLRAVESFAQVHHLLSTITGKKREDLNIIDCLAACSPGGSITGAPKIRSMQIIEELEPVKRGIYTGSIGYIGPANTAHFNIAIRTLILKDATAYFHAGGGIVIDSDPLQEYEETLAKAGGILQSLS